Proteins found in one Paenibacillus dendritiformis genomic segment:
- the pepF gene encoding oligoendopeptidase F yields the protein MQARPKRSEVPNEKTWNLSDLFSTQEAWKEELMQIQKDVAEVARYEGKLGESAASLLACLEARDALVVRMSRANTYAHLQQSGDGTDPVNQANSSIAGDMLSQVNSQLSFISSEILALPDGTVERFLEEEPKLAIYRKGLTDLLETKPHRLSAETEAAFASLGELFGAPYRIYLRSKLSDMSFADVEAGDGTKWPVSFALYEGKYEMSADHTLRRAAYASFSETLKSYQHTFAQTYATEVKKQIVLSRLRKYNSVTEMLLQPQEVTLEMYHHILDIIQEQLAPHMRRYAKLKQRELGLGKMMFCDLKAPLDPEYNPHISIEEAGKLIAESLEVLGPEYGQIMQDALNNRWIDYADNIGKSTGAFCSSPYGAHPYILISWADNMRGAFTLAHELGHAGHFALAGRYQPYATYRPAMYFIEAPSTMNEMLLAQHIMKQSSDNRMKRWVIQQLLSTYYHNFVTHLLEGEMQRRVYDLASANEPLTAKTLSEQKGAVLAKFWGDAVELDEGAHLTWMRQPHYYMGLYPYTYSAGLTVSTAAARMIQEEGQPAVDRWLQALKAGGTLKPLDLIKITGVDMSGPAAIEEAVAYVGSLVDELERLS from the coding sequence ATGCAAGCTAGACCGAAACGTTCTGAAGTGCCGAACGAGAAGACATGGAATTTGAGCGATCTGTTTTCAACTCAGGAAGCATGGAAGGAAGAATTGATGCAGATTCAAAAGGATGTGGCCGAGGTCGCCCGGTATGAAGGAAAGCTGGGCGAGAGCGCAGCCTCGCTGCTCGCCTGTCTCGAGGCGCGGGACGCGCTCGTTGTACGAATGTCACGGGCAAATACATATGCGCATCTGCAGCAGTCCGGGGACGGCACGGATCCGGTCAACCAGGCGAACTCCAGCATCGCGGGCGATATGCTCTCGCAAGTCAATTCGCAGCTGTCCTTTATTTCGTCCGAGATTTTGGCGCTGCCGGACGGCACGGTGGAGCGATTCCTCGAGGAAGAGCCGAAGCTGGCCATCTACCGCAAAGGGCTGACCGATTTGCTCGAGACGAAGCCGCATCGCCTGTCCGCGGAGACCGAAGCCGCTTTCGCTTCGTTGGGCGAGCTGTTCGGCGCACCGTACCGCATTTATCTGCGCAGCAAGCTGTCGGATATGTCATTCGCTGACGTGGAGGCAGGGGACGGAACGAAGTGGCCGGTCTCGTTCGCCCTCTATGAAGGCAAATATGAAATGTCCGCCGACCATACGCTGCGCCGCGCTGCATACGCCTCCTTCTCGGAGACGCTCAAATCGTACCAGCATACGTTCGCGCAGACGTACGCGACGGAAGTGAAGAAGCAGATCGTCCTGTCCCGCCTGCGCAAGTATAACTCCGTTACGGAGATGCTGTTGCAGCCCCAGGAAGTTACGCTCGAGATGTATCATCATATTTTGGATATTATCCAGGAGCAATTGGCGCCTCACATGCGCCGCTACGCCAAGCTGAAGCAGCGCGAGCTCGGGCTCGGCAAGATGATGTTCTGCGATCTGAAGGCGCCGCTCGATCCGGAATACAATCCGCATATTTCGATCGAAGAGGCAGGGAAGCTGATTGCCGAATCGCTGGAGGTGCTCGGTCCGGAATACGGCCAGATTATGCAAGACGCGCTGAACAATCGCTGGATTGATTACGCCGATAACATCGGTAAATCGACCGGCGCGTTCTGTTCGTCGCCGTACGGGGCGCATCCGTACATTCTCATCTCCTGGGCGGACAATATGCGCGGGGCATTCACGCTGGCGCACGAGTTGGGCCATGCCGGCCACTTCGCGCTTGCCGGCCGCTATCAGCCGTATGCGACGTACCGTCCGGCGATGTACTTCATCGAAGCGCCGTCGACGATGAACGAGATGCTGCTGGCCCAGCACATCATGAAGCAATCGTCGGACAACCGGATGAAGAGATGGGTCATTCAGCAGCTGTTGAGCACATACTATCACAACTTTGTGACGCATCTTCTCGAAGGGGAGATGCAGCGCCGCGTATATGATCTCGCTTCCGCCAATGAGCCGCTTACCGCGAAGACGCTGTCCGAGCAAAAAGGCGCTGTCCTCGCCAAGTTCTGGGGCGACGCTGTGGAGCTGGATGAGGGCGCTCATCTGACGTGGATGCGCCAACCGCATTACTACATGGGCCTGTATCCGTACACGTATTCCGCAGGGTTAACGGTATCAACCGCCGCCGCGCGGATGATCCAGGAGGAAGGCCAGCCGGCCGTCGATCGCTGGCTTCAGGCACTCAAGGCAGGCGGCACGTTGAAGCCGCTCGACCTTATCAAGATTACTGGCGTTGATATGTCCGGCCCGGCTGCGATCGAGGAAGCCGTCGCTTATGTCGGCTCGCTCGTCGATGAGCTGGAGAGATTGTCTTAA
- a CDS encoding lactonase family protein, with protein sequence MAERMLVFVGSYADGSGSGVYVYEFDEQNESLTLTDEVSGLRNPTFVNLDAEGRRLYSIVEGTNGDGGKTGEAAAFAIDPAAGKLELLNRSFTVDAPTCHIQRDSGSNHIVVASYHGGRIALVALTDDGRVGEQLDVQQHEGHGPNGDRQEKPHPHSAFFSPDERYLFVPDLGIDRIRAYAIDKERGKLQFHGETAAQPGAGPRHMMFHPNGKLAFVINELDSSITSYHYDAEQGTLQPIATVPTLPPGFSGENTCAEIAVSEDGAYLYGSNRGHDSIAVYAIDTAAGTLTLVEHVSVEGEHPRHFALTPGGRHLIAANRDTNNLVLFRVDKATGKLTFTGKSVEVSKPVCVKPAYFEV encoded by the coding sequence ATGGCAGAACGTATGCTTGTTTTTGTCGGTTCCTATGCAGACGGCTCCGGCAGCGGGGTCTATGTGTACGAGTTCGACGAACAGAATGAATCGCTGACATTGACAGATGAAGTATCCGGCCTTCGCAATCCAACCTTCGTTAATCTGGACGCGGAAGGCCGCCGGTTATATTCGATCGTGGAAGGAACGAACGGGGACGGAGGGAAGACAGGGGAAGCGGCCGCTTTCGCCATCGATCCGGCGGCAGGCAAGCTGGAACTGTTGAACCGCTCCTTCACGGTTGATGCGCCGACCTGCCATATTCAGCGCGATTCCGGCAGCAACCATATTGTAGTGGCGAGCTATCATGGCGGACGGATAGCGCTGGTTGCGCTGACGGACGACGGCCGTGTCGGCGAACAGCTGGACGTTCAGCAGCATGAAGGGCACGGGCCGAATGGCGACCGGCAGGAGAAGCCGCATCCGCACTCCGCCTTCTTCAGCCCGGACGAGCGTTATCTGTTCGTTCCGGACCTGGGCATCGATCGAATTCGGGCCTATGCGATCGACAAGGAACGCGGCAAGCTGCAGTTCCATGGCGAGACAGCTGCCCAACCGGGAGCGGGTCCACGCCATATGATGTTCCATCCGAACGGGAAGCTTGCTTTTGTCATCAATGAGCTGGACTCCTCGATTACCTCTTATCACTATGATGCGGAGCAGGGAACGCTGCAGCCGATTGCGACCGTGCCGACGCTTCCTCCGGGCTTCAGCGGGGAGAATACGTGCGCGGAGATTGCGGTATCGGAAGACGGAGCCTATCTGTACGGCTCGAACCGCGGTCACGACAGCATCGCCGTCTATGCGATCGACACGGCGGCAGGAACGTTGACGCTAGTGGAGCATGTGTCCGTGGAAGGGGAGCATCCGCGTCATTTCGCGCTGACACCGGGCGGACGTCACCTGATCGCGGCGAACCGGGATACGAACAACCTGGTTCTGTTCCGCGTGGACAAGGCGACCGGCAAGCTGACATTTACCGGGAAGAGCGTTGAGGTCTCGAAGCCGGTCTGCGTCAAGCCGGCCTATTTTGAGGTATAA